The sequence GAATGTTGATGTGAATACTTATAACGCTGTGCTGGCCAGAAATACCGAGAGTGCTCCACGGGGCGTCGGCCCTTATTCGCAAACCGTCGCCTTCTCTCATTACAACAATCTCTCGGCGCAACTACCGATCGATCCCAAAACCGGAAAGTTGGTGGCCGGCGGTGTAAAAGAGCAGGCGCTACAGTGCTTCAAGAACATCAAGGCAGTTGTGGAGAGCATCGATCATGGAATGGAAGATGTTGTCCGGATCAGCCTTTTCGTCAAGAACATCGCCGACCTCGATGCCGTGAACGAAGTTTATAAAACCTTCTTCCCCGGCTATGTCCCCGTCACCACCGCCGTCGCGGTTGCGGCCCTGCCGCTGGATGCACTCGTGCAAGTCGATGCGCTGATCTCCAACGGCGTAGGCACCATTCCCGGCGCGCCGCAGGCCGGGGATTTGGTCAAGGTCGTGCGGAACACCGAGAACGCCCCGATCAGCCCGCTGTCTTCGCAATCCGTTGCCTTCTCGCACTACAACAACCTCTCGGCCCAACTGCCCATCGACCCGAAAACCGGGAAGCTGGTAGCCGGTGGCGTAAAAGAGCAGGCCGCGCAGTGCCTGAAGAACATCAAGGCCATTCTCGAAGCCATCGACGTGCCCTTCGACGACCTGGTGAAGATCACCGTCTTCCTGAAGAACCTCGCGGACGCCGAAGCGGTAAACGCCGTCTACAAAACCTTCTTCCCGGACTCGGCCATCGCCCGCGCCGTAGGCTATGTGCCGGCACGCTCGGTCGTTGAAGTGGCAGGGTTGCCGATGAACGCACTGGTGCAAATCGAAGCCGTGGTATCGCACGGCGACGGCACCCCGCCGCAATTGGTCGAAGACCGGCATGGCATCGTCATCAAGGCGAACAACACCGGTAACGCACCCAAGTGCCCGTTCTCCA is a genomic window of Pseudomonas knackmussii B13 containing:
- a CDS encoding Rid family detoxifying hydrolase, with amino-acid sequence MNTYNAVLARNTESAPRGVGPYSQTVAFSHYNNLSAQLPIDPKTGKLVAGGVKEQALQCFKNIKAVVESIDHGMEDVVRISLFVKNIADLDAVNEVYKTFFPGYVPVTTAVAVAALPLDALVQVDALISNGVGTIPGAPQAGDLVKVVRNTENAPISPLSSQSVAFSHYNNLSAQLPIDPKTGKLVAGGVKEQAAQCLKNIKAILEAIDVPFDDLVKITVFLKNLADAEAVNAVYKTFFPDSAIARAVGYVPARSVVEVAGLPMNALVQIEAVVSHGDGTPPQLVEDRHGIVIKANNTGNAPKCPFSTQTVAFSHYNHISAQLPLDAKTSEVVGAGVKEQTAQCLNNLKAIVESIDHSLADVVKVNIFLKNIADIAAVDEAYTKFFPDGVPARRTLGVSALPKGALIQIDAVVANVEGTPPNA